Proteins from one Embleya scabrispora genomic window:
- a CDS encoding aminopeptidase P family protein: MGNVGKEELTGAHDNDIPAAFVDYMTGNWREQETTLSPVPHAERTAARRAALSHAFPGETLVVPTGRIQWRSYGAPYPFRGGSDLIWLTADQDPNSVLVLHPITGGHDAVLYVDPRHGPASGVGYLDRILGEVWQGRCLSPQEKSAVLGVQARPIGELPAALRRISGPVRVLRGYDTGIDRELLPATAENAVRDALLASVLAELRLPKDDWELAQLQEAVDITVRGFEDVARVLPSEREVSERLLEGVFATRARHDGNGVGYASIVAAGAHATTLHWVRNDGAVRPDGLLLMDMGAEARSCYTADVTRTWPVSGGFSAAERDVYDIVHAARDAGLAAIAPGVAFEDVDLACKRVQIEGLRDLGLVEVGVEEALADKRQPYRRWTLAAFGHMLGLDVHDCGHARPEHYAQGVLRERHVLTMEPGIYLQPHDELVPEGLRGIGVRIEDDVRVTADGARVMSHALPVAAADVEAWLAAQREAGPRLPGDDGRAA, translated from the coding sequence GTGGGAAACGTCGGCAAGGAAGAACTCACCGGGGCGCACGACAACGACATCCCGGCCGCGTTCGTCGACTACATGACGGGCAACTGGCGCGAGCAGGAGACGACACTGTCCCCCGTGCCGCACGCCGAACGCACGGCCGCCCGGCGCGCCGCGCTGTCGCACGCCTTCCCGGGCGAGACCCTGGTGGTGCCGACCGGACGCATCCAATGGCGCAGCTACGGCGCGCCCTACCCGTTCCGGGGCGGCAGCGACCTGATCTGGCTGACAGCGGATCAGGACCCGAACTCGGTACTGGTCCTGCACCCGATCACCGGCGGCCACGACGCGGTGCTGTACGTCGACCCACGGCACGGCCCGGCGTCGGGTGTCGGCTATCTGGACCGCATCCTCGGCGAGGTCTGGCAGGGGCGCTGCCTGTCGCCGCAGGAGAAGTCCGCGGTGCTGGGCGTGCAGGCGCGCCCGATCGGCGAACTCCCGGCGGCGCTGCGCCGGATCTCCGGTCCCGTGCGGGTCCTGCGCGGCTACGACACCGGCATCGATCGGGAGCTGTTGCCCGCGACGGCCGAGAACGCCGTCCGGGACGCGCTGTTGGCGAGCGTGCTGGCCGAACTGCGGTTGCCCAAGGACGACTGGGAGTTGGCGCAGCTTCAGGAGGCCGTCGACATCACCGTGCGCGGCTTCGAGGATGTCGCCCGCGTGTTGCCGAGCGAACGCGAGGTCTCCGAACGGTTGTTGGAGGGCGTCTTCGCCACCCGGGCGCGACACGACGGCAACGGCGTGGGCTATGCCTCGATCGTCGCCGCCGGGGCGCATGCCACCACCCTGCACTGGGTCCGCAACGACGGCGCGGTCCGGCCGGACGGCCTGCTGCTGATGGACATGGGCGCGGAGGCGCGCAGTTGCTACACGGCCGACGTGACCCGGACCTGGCCCGTGTCGGGCGGGTTCAGCGCCGCCGAGCGGGACGTCTACGACATCGTGCACGCGGCGCGCGACGCGGGTTTGGCGGCGATCGCCCCCGGGGTCGCGTTCGAGGACGTCGACCTGGCCTGCAAGCGGGTACAGATCGAGGGGCTGCGCGACCTGGGCCTGGTCGAGGTCGGCGTGGAGGAGGCGCTCGCGGACAAGCGGCAGCCGTACCGGCGGTGGACGCTGGCCGCGTTCGGCCACATGCTCGGCCTGGACGTGCACGACTGCGGACACGCGCGGCCCGAGCACTACGCCCAGGGTGTGCTGCGCGAGCGCCACGTGCTCACCATGGAACCGGGCATCTACCTGCAACCGCACGACGAACTGGTCCCGGAGGGGCTGCGCGGGATCGGCGTGCGGATCGAGGACGACGTACGGGTGACGGCCGACGGCGCGCGGGTGATGTCGCACGCGCTGCCGGTCGCGGCGGCCGACGTCGAGGCGTGGCTGGCCGCACAACGCGAAGCGGGCCCGCGCCTGCCCGGCGACGACGGCCGCGCGGCGTGA
- a CDS encoding ornithine cyclodeaminase family protein: MTRVDTDVATADVTAVAGLIREALHSGAVRRMTVPLRQTVEDARGVKYLSMPAVSPDLGLYIAKVATIAHGPGSTVTSVVPVFATSTGALLTVLDGALVTNLKCAAVTAVVTDRCAAPDAAVLGIVGAGVQAWQQYLGVRAVREIAHVRVHSRTPAHAEALCARIRAAGRARALVCASAAEATSGADVVATATTSVDPLPIAADLPRHVHVNCMGAHTTTSREVSRELLASATLVVESIETAVAEAGVIHRTALDLEALETGDHPDLAGCPTVFSSTGHAALDLITCAHLARPYR; encoded by the coding sequence ATGACCCGCGTGGACACCGACGTCGCCACCGCCGACGTCACCGCCGTGGCCGGGCTGATCCGCGAGGCGCTGCACAGCGGTGCGGTCCGGCGGATGACCGTACCGCTGCGGCAGACCGTCGAGGACGCACGCGGCGTGAAGTACCTTTCCATGCCGGCTGTTTCTCCCGACCTCGGCCTGTACATCGCCAAGGTCGCCACCATCGCGCACGGACCCGGCTCGACCGTGACCTCCGTGGTGCCGGTCTTCGCCACCTCGACCGGCGCACTGCTCACGGTCCTGGACGGCGCGCTCGTCACCAACCTCAAGTGCGCCGCGGTGACCGCCGTGGTCACCGACCGCTGCGCCGCTCCCGACGCGGCCGTGCTCGGCATCGTCGGCGCCGGCGTCCAGGCGTGGCAGCAGTATCTCGGCGTCCGTGCCGTACGCGAGATCGCACACGTACGCGTCCACTCCCGCACCCCCGCGCACGCCGAGGCGCTGTGCGCGCGGATCCGGGCCGCCGGGCGGGCCCGGGCCCTGGTCTGCGCGTCGGCGGCGGAGGCCACCTCCGGGGCCGACGTCGTGGCCACGGCGACCACGTCCGTGGACCCGCTGCCGATCGCCGCGGACCTCCCACGGCACGTGCACGTCAACTGCATGGGCGCGCACACCACGACCTCGCGCGAGGTCTCCCGCGAACTGCTCGCCTCCGCCACCCTCGTCGTCGAATCGATCGAGACCGCCGTCGCCGAAGCCGGCGTGATCCACCGTACGGCGCTCGACCTGGAGGCCCTGGAAACCGGTGACCACCCCGATCTGGCCGGTTGCCCGACCGTGTTCAGCTCCACCGGCCACGCCGCACTCGACCTGATCACCTGCGCCCATCTGGCGCGCCCGTACCGCTGA
- a CDS encoding aminotransferase class I/II-fold pyridoxal phosphate-dependent enzyme gives MSEDVVGPHRFRNNRTMVPAAEAAWGLSEKNGMLGLVVEAVDGQNRLRELSSGHEFANLSSCSYLGFNSHPAVIEAGRAALAEERITGLSMGEFRIRLGILERLEAELAEHFGAHVLPSVSCGVLSAAILPLLASGHLTDGEPLVVVFDRFAHFSMNFLKPIVADETLVLTCPHNDTQFLEDVCKRHPRVAYVCEGVYSVGGQADLAGIRELQDRYGMFVYLDDSHALSALGDRGEGYARPVFTDLGSRTLIVASIAKAFGSTGGIAMTGERDVFEFLYRSGPLAWSQGLRTAAVGTTLGALDLHRSPELRRRQRQLARNIALFDERLRGHDLRGTGSHIKFVTVGDNDRAVRLSTELYRRGYYCSAMFFPIVPRNQAGVRMMLRGDMPTALTERFADDLADILAGLG, from the coding sequence GTGAGCGAGGACGTCGTCGGACCGCACCGCTTCCGCAACAACCGCACGATGGTGCCCGCGGCCGAGGCCGCCTGGGGGTTGTCCGAGAAGAATGGCATGCTCGGCCTGGTCGTCGAGGCCGTCGACGGCCAGAACCGGCTGCGCGAGCTGAGTTCCGGGCACGAGTTCGCCAACCTGTCGTCGTGCTCGTACCTGGGGTTCAACAGCCATCCCGCGGTGATCGAGGCGGGCCGCGCCGCGCTCGCCGAGGAGCGCATCACCGGCCTGTCCATGGGCGAGTTCCGCATCCGGCTCGGCATCCTGGAACGCCTCGAAGCGGAACTGGCCGAGCACTTCGGGGCGCACGTGCTGCCGTCGGTGTCCTGCGGCGTGCTCAGCGCGGCGATCCTGCCGCTGCTGGCCTCCGGCCATCTCACCGACGGCGAACCGCTGGTCGTGGTCTTCGACCGGTTCGCGCACTTCTCGATGAACTTCCTCAAGCCGATCGTCGCCGACGAGACGCTCGTGCTCACCTGCCCGCACAACGACACGCAGTTCCTGGAGGACGTCTGCAAACGCCACCCGCGCGTGGCCTACGTCTGCGAGGGCGTCTACTCGGTCGGCGGGCAGGCGGACCTGGCCGGGATCCGCGAACTCCAGGACCGGTACGGCATGTTCGTCTACCTCGACGACTCGCACGCGCTGTCCGCGCTGGGCGATCGCGGCGAAGGATACGCACGTCCGGTGTTCACCGACCTCGGCTCCCGGACCCTGATCGTCGCCTCGATCGCCAAGGCGTTCGGCAGCACCGGCGGCATCGCGATGACCGGTGAGCGCGACGTCTTCGAATTCCTCTACCGGTCCGGACCGCTGGCCTGGTCGCAGGGGCTGCGCACGGCCGCGGTCGGCACCACCCTGGGCGCCCTGGACCTGCACCGCAGTCCGGAACTTCGCCGCCGACAGCGACAACTGGCGCGCAACATCGCGCTGTTCGACGAGCGCCTGCGCGGACACGACCTCCGGGGCACCGGATCGCACATCAAGTTCGTCACCGTCGGCGACAACGACCGGGCGGTACGGCTGTCCACCGAGCTGTACCGGCGCGGCTACTACTGCTCGGCGATGTTCTTCCCGATCGTGCCGCGCAACCAGGCCGGCGTGCGCATGATGCTGCGCGGGGACATGCCGACGGCGCTGACCGAACGGTTCGCCGACGACCTCGCGGACATCCTGGCGGGACTGGGATGA
- a CDS encoding alpha/beta hydrolase produces MTAERTATGVPAMSERDTSELEALLAVLTERDWPEDIDEARVHYDTWGTPIAADVEVTVRAGGYVLTPPNAEGTRTGLYLHGGGYVYGSLRSHGGMVAELARATRCRMFFVDYRRAPEHPYPAALDDAVAAYRELLADGVAPSDVVFAGDSAGGGLTLATLLKARDLGLPLPAAAACVSPWTDLTASGETYRTLAAEDPLVSADVVALVTGSYLAGAAPTTPYASPLYADPSGLPPILVQVGSREILLSDAERFVAALERTGSTGVLEVWPGMVHVWHLHYTRLAKAREAIDRLGDWLRSRSGAGR; encoded by the coding sequence ATGACCGCCGAGCGGACCGCGACGGGCGTGCCCGCCATGTCGGAGCGGGACACGAGCGAGCTGGAGGCGCTGCTCGCGGTGCTCACGGAGCGCGACTGGCCCGAGGACATCGACGAGGCCCGGGTGCACTACGACACCTGGGGCACGCCGATCGCCGCCGACGTCGAGGTGACGGTGCGGGCCGGCGGATACGTGCTGACCCCGCCGAACGCGGAGGGCACCCGCACCGGTCTCTACCTGCACGGCGGCGGCTACGTGTACGGATCGTTGCGCAGCCACGGCGGCATGGTCGCGGAGCTGGCCCGGGCCACCCGGTGCCGGATGTTCTTCGTCGACTACCGACGTGCCCCCGAACACCCCTACCCCGCCGCACTGGACGACGCGGTGGCGGCCTATCGCGAACTCCTCGCCGACGGCGTGGCGCCCTCGGACGTGGTGTTCGCGGGCGACTCGGCCGGTGGCGGGCTGACCCTGGCGACCCTGCTCAAGGCCCGCGACCTGGGCCTGCCGCTGCCCGCCGCGGCGGCGTGCGTGTCGCCGTGGACCGACCTGACCGCGTCGGGCGAGACCTACCGGACCCTGGCCGCAGAGGACCCGCTGGTCAGCGCGGACGTGGTCGCCCTGGTCACCGGTTCCTACCTGGCGGGCGCCGCACCCACGACCCCCTACGCGTCGCCGCTGTACGCCGACCCGAGCGGACTGCCGCCGATCCTCGTCCAGGTCGGCAGCCGGGAGATCCTGCTCAGCGACGCGGAGCGATTCGTCGCCGCGCTGGAGCGGACCGGATCCACCGGAGTGCTCGAAGTGTGGCCCGGCATGGTGCACGTGTGGCACCTGCACTACACCCGCCTGGCCAAGGCGCGCGAGGCCATCGACCGGCTCGGCGACTGGCTGCGTTCCCGAAGCGGGGCGGGCCGGTGA